A portion of the Edaphobacter lichenicola genome contains these proteins:
- a CDS encoding GspE/PulE family protein yields MAVAPLAIPINEAGMSEAERSQVLARRYHADFVDLKNFKISHELFKSVPVDMMFRYNFVPLEQMDGRLAIAVSDPSKLMVLDEISGLLGQRLVTRVATLSQITELLKKTEQSQRVLDEASEGLAFDVLSGDDNQDSNISIERLTSEDDISPIIRLVDTTIFTALERRASDIHLETFDDSLLVKYRIDGVLQQAMAPIAREHHQTILSRIKVMSELDIAERRVPQDGRFRVRYKGRLIDFRVSIMPTVHGENAVLRVLDKESMSEKFTKLSLDVVGFAEKDLTRFRRYIKEPYGMVLVTGPTGSGKTTTLYAALNEIKSEEDKIITIEDPVEYQIRGITQIPVNEKKGLTFARGLRSILRHDPDKILVGEIRDAETAQIAINSALTGHLVFTTVHANNVVDVLGRFLNMGVEPYNFVSALNCILAQRLVRQVCEFCVKDVRYSDAELLASGLELEEWRGFNFREGPGCIECNGTGFRGRSAIHELLELDDEIREMLLAKKPGSEIRKKAKQKGMAFLRDSALERVRDGITTLKEINKVTFIEAGR; encoded by the coding sequence ATCAATGAGGCGGGGATGAGTGAAGCGGAGCGCTCGCAGGTTTTGGCGCGGCGCTATCACGCTGATTTCGTTGACCTGAAGAACTTCAAGATCTCGCATGAGCTGTTCAAGAGCGTACCGGTGGACATGATGTTCCGGTACAACTTTGTGCCGCTGGAGCAGATGGACGGGCGGCTGGCGATTGCTGTGTCCGATCCCTCGAAGTTGATGGTTCTCGATGAGATCTCGGGGCTGCTGGGCCAGCGTCTGGTGACGCGGGTTGCGACGCTGAGCCAGATTACCGAGTTGTTGAAGAAGACCGAGCAGTCGCAGCGCGTGCTCGATGAGGCCAGTGAAGGACTTGCGTTCGATGTGTTGTCGGGAGACGACAACCAGGACTCGAACATCTCAATTGAGCGGCTGACGAGCGAGGACGATATCTCGCCGATCATCCGCCTGGTGGATACGACGATCTTTACCGCGCTGGAGCGGCGGGCTTCGGATATTCACCTCGAAACGTTCGATGATTCGCTGTTAGTGAAGTACCGCATCGACGGTGTGCTCCAGCAGGCGATGGCTCCGATTGCACGCGAGCACCACCAGACGATTCTGTCGCGTATCAAGGTCATGAGCGAGCTGGATATCGCGGAGCGGCGCGTGCCGCAGGACGGCCGTTTTCGCGTTCGCTACAAGGGCAGGTTGATCGACTTTCGTGTGTCGATCATGCCGACGGTGCATGGCGAAAATGCTGTGCTTCGTGTGCTCGACAAAGAGTCGATGTCGGAGAAGTTCACCAAACTTTCACTCGACGTAGTGGGATTTGCGGAGAAGGACCTGACGCGGTTTCGGCGGTATATCAAAGAGCCGTACGGCATGGTTCTGGTGACGGGGCCGACGGGTTCGGGTAAGACAACAACTCTTTATGCTGCGTTGAACGAGATTAAGTCGGAAGAAGACAAGATCATCACGATCGAAGATCCGGTGGAGTATCAGATTCGTGGCATCACGCAGATTCCGGTGAATGAGAAGAAGGGGCTGACGTTTGCGCGAGGTCTGCGATCGATTCTGCGGCATGACCCGGACAAGATTCTGGTCGGAGAGATCCGCGATGCGGAGACGGCGCAGATTGCGATCAACTCGGCGCTGACGGGACACCTTGTGTTTACGACAGTCCACGCAAACAACGTGGTCGACGTGCTGGGACGCTTCTTGAACATGGGCGTCGAACCGTACAACTTCGTCTCGGCGCTGAACTGCATCCTGGCGCAGCGGCTGGTGCGACAGGTGTGTGAGTTTTGCGTGAAAGATGTGCGCTACAGCGACGCGGAGCTACTGGCGAGCGGGCTGGAGCTGGAGGAGTGGCGAGGATTTAATTTCCGCGAGGGACCGGGGTGTATCGAGTGCAATGGGACGGGCTTCCGCGGACGTTCGGCGATTCATGAACTGTTGGAGTTGGATGACGAGATTCGCGAGATGCTGCTGGCGAAGAAGCCGGGAAGCGAGATTCGCAAGAAAGCAAAGCAGAAGGGGATGGCTTTCCTGCGCGATTCGGCGCTGGAGCGCGTGAGGGACGGGATTACAACGTTGAAGGAGATCAACAAGGTTACGTTTATCGAAGCGGGTCGATAG